The nucleotide window GTCCTCGGTTTGGGCGAGGAGCGTTATGAAGTCGTCTATCTCCCTCTTCTCGAGGAACGCTCCGGCAAGGAGCTTTCCGGTGTAGCGGTTGTTCTTAATCTCCCAGAACATGTAGAACTCGGGGAAGTTCTCCTTTATCTTCCTGTAGGCGACGCCGTACTTTGAATCTTTGAGCGGGTTCTGTTCGAGGTAGAAGTGCCCCGGCTCCAGTTCAATCATGTGGAGAATCGCTCCCCTCTTTGTCCTGACAAGCTTCACCTTAACGTCCCATTCCTTCAGAACCTTCATGGCAATCACCGGAAAGAATAAGCAAGAAAATACTTAACAGTTGCGTTCAGAGGCTCAAAGGCTCTCCAGGTACTTCGCGTAGGCCTCGGCGTCCATGAGCTCCTTGAGCTCTTCCTCGAGGTTGCTGGGCTTTATCTTGGCGATCCAGTGCTCGTAGGGGTCCTCGTTGAGGAGCTCGGGGCTGTCTTCGAGTTCTTCGTTGACCTCGATTACCTCGCCACTGACCGGGGCGTAAACCTCGCTGACGGCCTTGACGCTCTCTATCTCACAGAGAACGTCGCCCTTGCTGACCTCGGTTCCGACCTCGGGAAGCTCGACGTAGGCCAGATCGCCCAGCTCCTTCTGGGCGTAGTCGCTTATGCCGACGAGAACGGTTCCGTCGTCGAGGACCTTCGCCCACTCGTGGTCCTTCGTGTAGTAGAGGCCTTCCTTAACCTTGTAGTCTCCGACTTCGATCATGAACATCACCGCTTGAGGTAGCAGGTTTGGGCATTTAAACCTTTCTCGAAACGGAAGGCTTATAAAACCGTCTCCGAAAAATTTTCACCGGCTTTTGGAGGTAGAGTGATGAAAAACGTTCGAATTGGCCTTGTGGTGTTACTGCTCCTTGCTGTTTTGGTTCAAACGCCCATGACTGCTGGAGAAGGCTTCGTTGATGTGAATCTGAAGCTCAGTGATTTCAGCTCGGTGGAGCCTATAACCGCGGTTCAGGACGGAAGCTCGATTGTAATCGTGGGAGAGGGACAAAGAGTCGATGAGCTCAAAAGGTATTTCCTGATAAAGCTCGATAAAGACTGGAACCTCGAATGGGTGTTTTCGCTTCATCATGAGGGGGCCGATGTTGTAATAAACGACGTTGCCGTTGTGAATGGCGACATCATCGTGGTTGGAACATTCGAAACCGGTCCCTCCCGCGACCCAACGATGTTCGTCGCCAGGTTCTCGGGAGACGGAAGGCTGAAGTGGGCAAAGCTCTATGGAATTTACGACGGAGAGAAAGACATGAGCGTTCTCTCAAGGGGACTTGCCGTTGATGTACAGGGAAACGATATCCTTGTGGGCGGGACCTACGGTTACCCCGGCATCGGCGATGCTTACGGGTGGATCCTTCACCTGGACGGGAGTGGAAACGTTCTCAGGTCAAAAACGTTCCGGAGCATGGTCTATAGAATTCACCCAGCTTTCGTAAGGCATCTTGACGACGGGAGAATTCTCGTGGGAGGGGCCTCCCGAGGGGGCTTCCTGATGGTGCTCGATAATGACAGCGTCCAATGGGCCAGGTTATACGGGGGTGTTCTATCGGTTAATGCGGGCATTAAAACCGAATCCGGCTTTCTTGTGGTTTTCACGGCTCCCGGAAAGAACTGGCAGGGAAACGGCGAGAAAAAGATCGTTCTGGCTGGTCTTGGCAGTGATGGCAGCGTCCTCTGGGCCAAAGGCTACGGCGTTGAGGTGATGGTCAACAGGAAGTCCCACCTGCTCCCGTTTTCAGGGGAAGTACTTGTGCAGACGCCCAGATGGATTGCAGGGGTAGATGAAACCGGAAACCCCTTGTGGTTCTGGAAGACCTACGCCTGCGCCGTCTTAATCCAGGAGGATAAAATCGTCTCAGTTAACAATCCCTCCAGGATTACGTTGCTTGACATTGTCCGCAACATGACCCACTTTCCAGAGATCAGCGAGATTGAAATACCCTCCGAGCCGCTCGGGCTCAAAGAGGTTGTTCCGAACTTTACTGTCAAGGAAACCGGGCTCGAACTCGTGGATGAGAACATAGACGTCGAGAAGAAGGGCTCCATCCAAAAGGTCGTGCCAAAGGTTCTCGGCCGCGAATACAAGTTCACGGGTAAAAGCGCCAGCAAGTTCGGTGGAACGGACATAGAGGGCATCGGGCGCGTTGATGTCGGCACGGAGATAAGTGCTATCTCCATAAAGCTCGACGACGGCTGGAGGGACGCGACGCTCGTGAACTTCAGCGTGAAGACGGGTTACACAGGAAGGCTCAAAATTGACGTGGTGTTCTACGATGCATCTCCAGATGATCTCCTCGTTCCCGATGACGCAAAGGTGACCAGCGACGGAACTTTTACGCACGTTGAGCTCACGAGGCAAGGGGACTCGAACTTTGCGGTGGTTTACCTGAAGGACACCGACCCGATGGAGTTCGGCACGGAGTTCGAGGTCAGGGTGGAGAAGTTAGTGGAATCCAGCGAATCTCAAATCGAAACGTACCCGTCGCACACAACGGAGAACCATACTCCTGACGTCGAATCTCAGGACAAAGGGAACGACTCCCAGAAGAGCGAAGGGTCTGGGGGCATATGCGGCCCTGGCATGATACTGTTTGGATCATTTGTTCCCGTGCTTTTGCTATCGCGCCGGCGGTGATGGCTTTTCTCTCTTTCTTCCTTCATGGAAGAAGCCGTTCCCTCGAAGGTAAACCTCGATGTCGAGGACTTCCTCCGGAGAGAGCTGAAAGACGCGCTTTTCAGCGTGGGGAAGTGAGGGGAGATAGCTTTTGATCGATCTTTTGTCGGTCCCGAGCATGTGGGCCGACTTCCTGAGGGCGGAGGAAACGGTGCTCCTCCTGTGCTGAAAGAGCGCTTTAACGAGGTTTTCGTTCAGTTCTATTCGCTCTTCCTTTGGCTTGGGTTGGATCAGAACGACGGCGGAATCGACCTTCGGCCTGGGCCAGAATGCTCCCCTGCCGATCCTCTCCACGAGCTCGACGCTGGCCTTGGCCTGAACCATCAGCGAGAGGCGCGAGTAGTTCTTGTCCCCGGGCCTCGCGATCATCCGCTCCGCGAACTCCAGCTGGTAGATGAGGACGGCCCGCTCGAAATCCCTTCTCAGAAGCTTGAAGGTAACGGGCGAGGATATCTGGTACGGAAGGTTGGAGACCATCTTGTTGAACTCGGGCCAATCGACTTTGACGGCGTCGCCCTCGATAAGCTCCACGTTGGGCCAGGAGTACTCCTTCCGGAGGATCTCGATCATCCTGTTATCGGCTTCGATCGCGTACACCTTCCCAGCCCTTCTGGAGAGTTCGTCGGTTAGAACGCCTAACCCGGGTCCTATCTCCA belongs to Thermococcus sp. AM4 and includes:
- a CDS encoding CGP-CTERM sorting domain-containing protein, with the translated sequence MKNVRIGLVVLLLLAVLVQTPMTAGEGFVDVNLKLSDFSSVEPITAVQDGSSIVIVGEGQRVDELKRYFLIKLDKDWNLEWVFSLHHEGADVVINDVAVVNGDIIVVGTFETGPSRDPTMFVARFSGDGRLKWAKLYGIYDGEKDMSVLSRGLAVDVQGNDILVGGTYGYPGIGDAYGWILHLDGSGNVLRSKTFRSMVYRIHPAFVRHLDDGRILVGGASRGGFLMVLDNDSVQWARLYGGVLSVNAGIKTESGFLVVFTAPGKNWQGNGEKKIVLAGLGSDGSVLWAKGYGVEVMVNRKSHLLPFSGEVLVQTPRWIAGVDETGNPLWFWKTYACAVLIQEDKIVSVNNPSRITLLDIVRNMTHFPEISEIEIPSEPLGLKEVVPNFTVKETGLELVDENIDVEKKGSIQKVVPKVLGREYKFTGKSASKFGGTDIEGIGRVDVGTEISAISIKLDDGWRDATLVNFSVKTGYTGRLKIDVVFYDASPDDLLVPDDAKVTSDGTFTHVELTRQGDSNFAVVYLKDTDPMEFGTEFEVRVEKLVESSESQIETYPSHTTENHTPDVESQDKGNDSQKSEGSGGICGPGMILFGSFVPVLLLSRRR
- the rsmA gene encoding 16S rRNA (adenine(1518)-N(6)/adenine(1519)-N(6))-dimethyltransferase RsmA codes for the protein MRDRLFSFIYKYNLRPNRNLGQNFLIVPDIIERNVERAELSERDTVLEIGPGLGVLTDELSRRAGKVYAIEADNRMIEILRKEYSWPNVELIEGDAVKVDWPEFNKMVSNLPYQISSPVTFKLLRRDFERAVLIYQLEFAERMIARPGDKNYSRLSLMVQAKASVELVERIGRGAFWPRPKVDSAVVLIQPKPKEERIELNENLVKALFQHRRSTVSSALRKSAHMLGTDKRSIKSYLPSLPHAEKRVFQLSPEEVLDIEVYLRGNGFFHEGRKREKPSPPAR
- the gcvH gene encoding glycine cleavage system protein GcvH, with amino-acid sequence MIEVGDYKVKEGLYYTKDHEWAKVLDDGTVLVGISDYAQKELGDLAYVELPEVGTEVSKGDVLCEIESVKAVSEVYAPVSGEVIEVNEELEDSPELLNEDPYEHWIAKIKPSNLEEELKELMDAEAYAKYLESL